A genomic stretch from Anas platyrhynchos isolate ZD024472 breed Pekin duck chromosome 25, IASCAAS_PekinDuck_T2T, whole genome shotgun sequence includes:
- the NHERF4 gene encoding Na(+)/H(+) exchange regulatory cofactor NHE-RF4 isoform X1 yields the protein MPSGRVLLRLSKALGFEGDRTAIVKFEFNPKDGIDNPALSLAEDTDGEAAGEPRFYLLSKGSAETFGFCLHEELGGRGHVVRQVELGGLAQRRGLQDGDRLLQVNGRFVDHLDHQRVVQRIKASGNQVLLAVLDGDSYEAAKALGRDLAQLLPADVRPRLCHVRRDKNGFGFSVSGPEGTKGLFQLSVRHGGPADRAGVPTGSWLLELNGASVRSCSRAQLARKLKQSGSKMTLLVASGAVEEFYRLRGLQVPAAAADASWLPYKARELQMVKGPGGYGFLLKEDDYGAGAIGQFLWEVDAGLAAERAGMREGDRVLAVNGESIEGLDHQQTVLRIRAHEDRVTLLVIDPASDEFYRSLGLSPLLFLEDGDPASGSCTPSLPSPHGSPGLCHVDVGPKGPGSWLVAAANSITITQSPRKEEQRWLHEAF from the exons ATGCCCAGCGGTCGGGTGCTGCTGAGGCTGTCCAAGGCGTTGG GGTTCGAGGGCGACAGGACGGCCATCGT AAAGTTTGAATTTAACCCCAAAGATGGGATCGACAACCCTGCCCTGTCGCTGGCTGAGGACACGG ATGGAGAGGCCGCAGGGGAGCCCCGCTTCTACCTCCTGAGCAAGGGCAGCGCGGAGACCTTCGGCTTCTGCCTCCACGAGGAGCTGGGCGGCCGTGGCCATGTGGTGAGGCAGgtggagctgggggggctggcccagcgcagggggctgcaggatgggGACCGGCTCCTGCAGGTCAACGGGCGCTTCGTGGACCACCTGGACCACCAGCGG GTGGTGCAGAGGATCAAGGCCAGTGGGAACCAGGTGCTGCTGGCGGTGCTGGACGGTGATTCCTACGAAGCAGCCAAAGCCCTGGGCAGGGACctggcccagctgctgcccgcCGACGTCCGCCCGCGCCTCTGCCACGTCAGGAGGGACAAAAACGGCTTCGGCTTCAGCGTCTCAGGGCCAGAAG GCACCAAGGGGCTGTTCCAGCTCTCGGTGCGGCACGGCGGCCCCGCGGACAGAGCGGGGGTCCCCACGGGCTCCTGGCTCCTGGAGCTGAACGGGGCCAGCGTGAGGAGCTGCTCGCGCGCCCAGCTCGCCCGAAAG CTGAAGCAGAGCGGCAGCAAAATGACGCTGCTGGTGGCATCGGGCGCCGTGGAGGAGTTTTATcgcctgcgggggctgcaggtgcCGGCCGCCGCTGCGGACGCCTCCTGGCTGCCCTATAAAGCTCGCGAGCTGCAGATGGTGAAGGGCCCCGGTGGCTACGGGTTCCTGCTCAAGGAGGACGACTACGGGGCGGGGGCGATAG GCCAGTTCCTGTGGGAGGTGGATGCCGGGCTGGCGGCCGAGCGGGCGGGGATGAGGGAAGGGGACCGGGTGCTGGCGGTGAACGGCGAGAGCATCGAGGGGCTGGACCACCAGCAGACGGTGCTGAGGATCCGCGCCCACGAGGACCGGGTGACGCTGCTGGTCATCGACCCCGCCAGCGACGAGTTTTACCGCTCG CTGGGGCTGTCCCCTCTGCTGTTCCTCGAGGACGGTGACCCTGCCTCGGGCTCCTGCAcgccctccctgccctctccccacgGCTCCCCTGGGCTCTGCCATGTCGATGTGGGACCAAAAGGCCCCGGCTcctggctggtggctgctgccaaCAGCATAACCATCACCCAG AGCCCGCGCAAGGAGGAGCAGAGGTGGCTGCACGAGGCGTTCTAG
- the NHERF4 gene encoding Na(+)/H(+) exchange regulatory cofactor NHE-RF4 isoform X2, whose protein sequence is MKQMEGFEGDRTAIVKFEFNPKDGIDNPALSLAEDTDGEAAGEPRFYLLSKGSAETFGFCLHEELGGRGHVVRQVELGGLAQRRGLQDGDRLLQVNGRFVDHLDHQRVVQRIKASGNQVLLAVLDGDSYEAAKALGRDLAQLLPADVRPRLCHVRRDKNGFGFSVSGPEGTKGLFQLSVRHGGPADRAGVPTGSWLLELNGASVRSCSRAQLARKLKQSGSKMTLLVASGAVEEFYRLRGLQVPAAAADASWLPYKARELQMVKGPGGYGFLLKEDDYGAGAIGQFLWEVDAGLAAERAGMREGDRVLAVNGESIEGLDHQQTVLRIRAHEDRVTLLVIDPASDEFYRSLGLSPLLFLEDGDPASGSCTPSLPSPHGSPGLCHVDVGPKGPGSWLVAAANSITITQSPRKEEQRWLHEAF, encoded by the exons ATGAAGCAAATGGAAG GGTTCGAGGGCGACAGGACGGCCATCGT AAAGTTTGAATTTAACCCCAAAGATGGGATCGACAACCCTGCCCTGTCGCTGGCTGAGGACACGG ATGGAGAGGCCGCAGGGGAGCCCCGCTTCTACCTCCTGAGCAAGGGCAGCGCGGAGACCTTCGGCTTCTGCCTCCACGAGGAGCTGGGCGGCCGTGGCCATGTGGTGAGGCAGgtggagctgggggggctggcccagcgcagggggctgcaggatgggGACCGGCTCCTGCAGGTCAACGGGCGCTTCGTGGACCACCTGGACCACCAGCGG GTGGTGCAGAGGATCAAGGCCAGTGGGAACCAGGTGCTGCTGGCGGTGCTGGACGGTGATTCCTACGAAGCAGCCAAAGCCCTGGGCAGGGACctggcccagctgctgcccgcCGACGTCCGCCCGCGCCTCTGCCACGTCAGGAGGGACAAAAACGGCTTCGGCTTCAGCGTCTCAGGGCCAGAAG GCACCAAGGGGCTGTTCCAGCTCTCGGTGCGGCACGGCGGCCCCGCGGACAGAGCGGGGGTCCCCACGGGCTCCTGGCTCCTGGAGCTGAACGGGGCCAGCGTGAGGAGCTGCTCGCGCGCCCAGCTCGCCCGAAAG CTGAAGCAGAGCGGCAGCAAAATGACGCTGCTGGTGGCATCGGGCGCCGTGGAGGAGTTTTATcgcctgcgggggctgcaggtgcCGGCCGCCGCTGCGGACGCCTCCTGGCTGCCCTATAAAGCTCGCGAGCTGCAGATGGTGAAGGGCCCCGGTGGCTACGGGTTCCTGCTCAAGGAGGACGACTACGGGGCGGGGGCGATAG GCCAGTTCCTGTGGGAGGTGGATGCCGGGCTGGCGGCCGAGCGGGCGGGGATGAGGGAAGGGGACCGGGTGCTGGCGGTGAACGGCGAGAGCATCGAGGGGCTGGACCACCAGCAGACGGTGCTGAGGATCCGCGCCCACGAGGACCGGGTGACGCTGCTGGTCATCGACCCCGCCAGCGACGAGTTTTACCGCTCG CTGGGGCTGTCCCCTCTGCTGTTCCTCGAGGACGGTGACCCTGCCTCGGGCTCCTGCAcgccctccctgccctctccccacgGCTCCCCTGGGCTCTGCCATGTCGATGTGGGACCAAAAGGCCCCGGCTcctggctggtggctgctgccaaCAGCATAACCATCACCCAG AGCCCGCGCAAGGAGGAGCAGAGGTGGCTGCACGAGGCGTTCTAG
- the DRC12 gene encoding dynein regulatory complex protein 12 isoform X3, whose translation MLLGRGPAEPKRLGANSGDGLGPPRRCSRGVWPTPVSLGGEILKCSAAARRGKAWGQATSCPHCGHSCYNSGVWLPGSCCAFREPGPCQRRCRRMPPKGKGKGKRVKQQKRRSAAESQAEATSRRASEEADSLGEHPEMSRQHQELQRQAAAHSQRLEAEVKSLREQLASRLQESQRSHEAASKALAERDRTIAQLQGTMRAMESEYEQILHDSLDLVLAKLAEARRHWEEQGTAVELQHKQRLQEFGLNPLEM comes from the exons ATGCTTTTGGGACGGGGTCCAGCCGAGCCCAAGCGGCTCGGTGCCAACAGCGGGGACGGCCTCGGACCACCCCGGCGCTGCTCTAGGGGTGTGTGGCCCACGCCTGTGTCACTGGGAGGGGAAATACTGAAATGCTCAGCTGCTGCGAGGCGGGGGAAGGCGTGGGGCCAGGCGACGAGCTGCCCTCACTGCGGACACAGTTGCTACAACAGCGGGGTTTGGCttccaggcagctgctgtgccttCAGGGAGCCGGGTCCCTGCCAGCGGCGCTGCCGGAGGATGCCTCCAAAGggcaaagggaaggggaaaagagtgAAGCAGCAGAAAAGGAGAAGTGCAGCGG AAAGCCAAGCTGAAGCCACGTCCAGGAGAGCGTCAGAAGAGGCTGACAGCCTGGGAGAGCACCCGG AAATGAGccggcagcaccaggagctgcagaggcagGCGGCAGCCCACAGCCAGCGCCTGGAGGCGGAGGTGAAGAGCCTGCGGGAGCAGCTCG CCAGCAGGCTCCAGGAGAGCCAGAGGAGCCACGAGGCTGCCAGCAAGGCGCTGGCAGAGCGGGACAGGACCATCGCCCAGCTGCAGGGCACGATGCGTGCCATGGAGAGCGAGTACGAGCAGATCCTCCAC GACAGCCTGGACCTGGTGCTGGCCAAGCTGGCCGAGGCCAGGCGGCACTGGGAGGAGCAGGGCACGGCCGTCGAGCTGCAGCACAAGCAGCGCCTGCAGGAGTTTGGCCTCAACCCCCTGGAGATGTAG
- the DRC12 gene encoding dynein regulatory complex protein 12 isoform X2 gives MLLGRGPAEPKRLGANSGDGLGPPRRCSRGVWPTPVSLGGEILKCSAAARRGKAWGQATSCPHCGHSCYNSGVWLPGSCCAFREPGPCQRRCRRMPPKGKGKGKRVKQQKRRSAAESQAEATSRRASEEADSLGEHPARWRDTAPWARADSEGLRRRLRELELALEQEREDKRDMHQASRLQESQRSHEAASKALAERDRTIAQLQGTMRAMESEYEQILHDSLDLVLAKLAEARRHWEEQGTAVELQHKQRLQEFGLNPLEM, from the exons ATGCTTTTGGGACGGGGTCCAGCCGAGCCCAAGCGGCTCGGTGCCAACAGCGGGGACGGCCTCGGACCACCCCGGCGCTGCTCTAGGGGTGTGTGGCCCACGCCTGTGTCACTGGGAGGGGAAATACTGAAATGCTCAGCTGCTGCGAGGCGGGGGAAGGCGTGGGGCCAGGCGACGAGCTGCCCTCACTGCGGACACAGTTGCTACAACAGCGGGGTTTGGCttccaggcagctgctgtgccttCAGGGAGCCGGGTCCCTGCCAGCGGCGCTGCCGGAGGATGCCTCCAAAGggcaaagggaaggggaaaagagtgAAGCAGCAGAAAAGGAGAAGTGCAGCGG AAAGCCAAGCTGAAGCCACGTCCAGGAGAGCGTCAGAAGAGGCTGACAGCCTGGGAGAGCACCCGG CTCGCTGGAGGGACACGGCCCCGTGGGCGAGGGCGGACAGCGAGGGGCTCCGGCGGAGGCTGCGGGAGCTGGAGCTGGCGCTGGAGCAGGAACGGGAGGACAAAAGGGACATGCACCAAG CCAGCAGGCTCCAGGAGAGCCAGAGGAGCCACGAGGCTGCCAGCAAGGCGCTGGCAGAGCGGGACAGGACCATCGCCCAGCTGCAGGGCACGATGCGTGCCATGGAGAGCGAGTACGAGCAGATCCTCCAC GACAGCCTGGACCTGGTGCTGGCCAAGCTGGCCGAGGCCAGGCGGCACTGGGAGGAGCAGGGCACGGCCGTCGAGCTGCAGCACAAGCAGCGCCTGCAGGAGTTTGGCCTCAACCCCCTGGAGATGTAG
- the DRC12 gene encoding dynein regulatory complex protein 12 isoform X1, with protein sequence MLLGRGPAEPKRLGANSGDGLGPPRRCSRGVWPTPVSLGGEILKCSAAARRGKAWGQATSCPHCGHSCYNSGVWLPGSCCAFREPGPCQRRCRRMPPKGKGKGKRVKQQKRRSAAESQAEATSRRASEEADSLGEHPARWRDTAPWARADSEGLRRRLRELELALEQEREDKRDMHQEMSRQHQELQRQAAAHSQRLEAEVKSLREQLASRLQESQRSHEAASKALAERDRTIAQLQGTMRAMESEYEQILHDSLDLVLAKLAEARRHWEEQGTAVELQHKQRLQEFGLNPLEM encoded by the exons ATGCTTTTGGGACGGGGTCCAGCCGAGCCCAAGCGGCTCGGTGCCAACAGCGGGGACGGCCTCGGACCACCCCGGCGCTGCTCTAGGGGTGTGTGGCCCACGCCTGTGTCACTGGGAGGGGAAATACTGAAATGCTCAGCTGCTGCGAGGCGGGGGAAGGCGTGGGGCCAGGCGACGAGCTGCCCTCACTGCGGACACAGTTGCTACAACAGCGGGGTTTGGCttccaggcagctgctgtgccttCAGGGAGCCGGGTCCCTGCCAGCGGCGCTGCCGGAGGATGCCTCCAAAGggcaaagggaaggggaaaagagtgAAGCAGCAGAAAAGGAGAAGTGCAGCGG AAAGCCAAGCTGAAGCCACGTCCAGGAGAGCGTCAGAAGAGGCTGACAGCCTGGGAGAGCACCCGG CTCGCTGGAGGGACACGGCCCCGTGGGCGAGGGCGGACAGCGAGGGGCTCCGGCGGAGGCTGCGGGAGCTGGAGCTGGCGCTGGAGCAGGAACGGGAGGACAAAAGGGACATGCACCAAG AAATGAGccggcagcaccaggagctgcagaggcagGCGGCAGCCCACAGCCAGCGCCTGGAGGCGGAGGTGAAGAGCCTGCGGGAGCAGCTCG CCAGCAGGCTCCAGGAGAGCCAGAGGAGCCACGAGGCTGCCAGCAAGGCGCTGGCAGAGCGGGACAGGACCATCGCCCAGCTGCAGGGCACGATGCGTGCCATGGAGAGCGAGTACGAGCAGATCCTCCAC GACAGCCTGGACCTGGTGCTGGCCAAGCTGGCCGAGGCCAGGCGGCACTGGGAGGAGCAGGGCACGGCCGTCGAGCTGCAGCACAAGCAGCGCCTGCAGGAGTTTGGCCTCAACCCCCTGGAGATGTAG